A genomic stretch from candidate division WOR-3 bacterium includes:
- a CDS encoding class I SAM-dependent methyltransferase, whose amino-acid sequence MNLFEIKDECRKNLNKYTKKAFQKIPEIKKPLILDAGSGTGVPALSIIEYTDGVIYAVDNDEESIKWFRKIVSEKKLNDRIKIIDNSILRPGLFNFKFDIILAEGLLNAIGFYKGLETLLKYLKNGGFLIIHDEFRDDPMKRRHFRNNHLSLLGIIEISEDVWLNDYFSCMEKKLKMYVENNIAEKELSLIENQKKNAENLKSIYYILRNHY is encoded by the coding sequence ATGAATTTATTTGAAATCAAAGACGAATGCAGAAAAAACCTCAACAAATATACAAAAAAAGCATTCCAAAAAATACCCGAAATTAAAAAACCTCTGATATTGGATGCCGGATCAGGCACCGGAGTTCCCGCCCTCTCCATCATAGAATATACAGACGGAGTAATCTATGCCGTTGACAATGATGAGGAAAGTATAAAATGGTTCAGAAAAATAGTATCTGAAAAAAAGCTGAATGACAGGATAAAAATCATTGATAACTCGATATTAAGACCTGGATTGTTCAATTTCAAATTCGATATTATTTTAGCGGAAGGATTGTTGAACGCAATCGGTTTTTACAAAGGACTTGAAACTCTTCTGAAATATTTAAAAAATGGCGGTTTTTTAATCATCCATGATGAATTCAGAGACGACCCTATGAAAAGAAGACATTTCAGAAACAATCATTTGAGCTTGCTGGGGATCATTGAAATATCGGAAGATGTATGGCTAAATGATTATTTTTCATGTATGGAGAAAAAACTAAAAATGTACGTAGAAAATAATATTGCGGAAAAAGAGTTAAGCTTAATTGAAAACCAAAAGAAAAACGCTGAAAATCTAAAATCAATTTATTACATTTTACGAAATCATTATTAA
- a CDS encoding class I SAM-dependent methyltransferase has product MDVEKATGILCCPKCKNEIKIINKQELQCGGCGEKFEYQDNLIDFNVREQEHFNNWSGSTEAERTEKWFDQLISENYLTREDCENIGCNLNVDQLMKAIGTGLSMIRNGYYNPYNKTIIDVCCGTGSLFNDEMDYSKLSDKTIILTDLSRTAQTKNQERLNKIATDCDFVYCVCDVRNLPVKDDSADLISTFAGFGNAENGKSVLYEVKRVLKRTGKFTAVELLYGENSRTVRLSEKMGTADLATVDRITRHFAEADFTDIKTNTIFRGLARMAGDFFPLKGEESTVTIMSAIMK; this is encoded by the coding sequence ATGGATGTTGAAAAGGCTACTGGCATTCTTTGCTGTCCCAAATGCAAAAACGAAATAAAAATCATTAACAAACAAGAATTGCAGTGCGGGGGATGCGGAGAAAAGTTCGAATATCAGGATAATCTCATAGACTTTAATGTCAGGGAACAGGAGCATTTCAACAACTGGAGCGGATCAACTGAAGCTGAAAGAACTGAAAAATGGTTCGACCAGCTTATATCGGAAAATTATTTAACAAGGGAAGACTGTGAAAATATAGGTTGTAATCTTAATGTTGATCAACTTATGAAAGCCATAGGAACAGGGCTTTCGATGATCCGGAATGGATATTACAATCCTTATAATAAAACAATAATTGATGTTTGCTGCGGGACAGGTTCTTTGTTCAACGACGAAATGGACTATTCAAAATTATCGGATAAAACCATTATCCTCACTGATTTAAGCAGGACGGCTCAAACAAAAAACCAGGAGAGACTGAACAAAATTGCAACTGACTGCGATTTTGTTTACTGTGTTTGTGACGTTAGGAATTTACCCGTAAAAGATGATTCTGCAGATTTAATTTCGACTTTTGCCGGATTCGGAAACGCTGAAAACGGGAAAAGTGTTTTATATGAAGTAAAACGGGTTTTGAAACGTACCGGTAAATTTACTGCAGTTGAATTGCTGTATGGGGAAAACAGCCGGACCGTTAGATTGAGCGAAAAAATGGGAACCGCTGATTTAGCAACAGTTGATCGGATTACCCGGCATTTTGCAGAAGCGGACTTTACAGACATAAAAACAAATACTATTTTTAGAGGTTTGGCACGAATGGCCGGTGATTTTTTCCCTCTCAAAGGCGAAGAATCAACCGTAACTATCATGTCCGCAATAATGAAGTGA
- a CDS encoding isoprenylcysteine carboxylmethyltransferase family protein, with translation MRTIFNILHYKNHPLSQNKKIIFFIYVIMAFLWFSWFQMCFFDPLKINVPVWLRCTGLLLFITGILLFLFSNMKLKEDKTGKTVTSGIYSKIRNPMYLGFIIWLVGFPLFLQSTITLLSSVIWISFIIHWKILEENELEKKDPKYREYKNKTWF, from the coding sequence TTGAGAACAATATTCAACATTTTGCATTACAAGAATCATCCATTATCTCAGAACAAAAAAATAATTTTTTTTATATATGTAATTATGGCTTTTTTATGGTTTTCCTGGTTTCAAATGTGTTTTTTTGATCCTCTGAAAATTAACGTTCCGGTTTGGTTAAGGTGTACCGGTTTATTGTTATTTATCACGGGTATTCTGCTATTTTTATTTTCAAACATGAAATTAAAGGAAGACAAAACAGGTAAAACTGTTACAAGCGGTATTTATTCAAAAATCAGGAATCCGATGTATTTAGGTTTTATTATTTGGTTGGTCGGTTTTCCATTATTTCTTCAGAGCACGATCACTCTCTTATCTTCAGTAATCTGGATATCATTTATAATTCACTGGAAAATATTGGAAGAGAATGAATTAGAAAAAAAAGATCCAAAATACCGTGAATACAAAAATAAAACCTGGTTTTGA
- a CDS encoding SgcJ/EcaC family oxidoreductase, which translates to MKINNLTNSDFEAIKLLHKKDKTASINKDAETLLSLFTVDGILIQPDGKIIEGIEELKKMLVYNFEQSKDYKITEYDHDFIEINVIGDYAFEWGSYRGKAVPIVKGKEISSGGMIMRILKRQKNGSWKIHRSIWN; encoded by the coding sequence TTGAAAATAAATAATTTAACGAATTCTGATTTTGAAGCCATAAAATTACTTCATAAAAAAGACAAGACAGCTTCAATTAATAAGGACGCGGAAACTCTTTTGTCTCTTTTTACGGTTGACGGTATTCTCATTCAGCCCGATGGTAAAATAATTGAGGGTATCGAAGAACTTAAAAAAATGCTTGTTTATAATTTTGAACAATCAAAGGATTATAAAATAACAGAATACGATCACGATTTTATAGAAATTAATGTCATCGGTGATTATGCCTTCGAATGGGGATCCTACAGAGGTAAAGCCGTTCCAATAGTTAAAGGAAAAGAAATCTCCAGCGGCGGCATGATAATGAGGATATTGAAACGTCAAAAAAACGGATCCTGGAAAATCCACAGGTCTATCTGGAATTAG
- a CDS encoding ABC transporter permease: protein MKKADIMTLVFVVLGFSMAIFIAGPILKLLFSSSLGTLRTALLEKSVYSSILMTAYSAAFATVIGLVFGVPLAYLLARKNFICKRIVEGLIDIPVVIPHSAAGIALLFVFGSRFLTGRFFKFLGVSFFNSIAGVIIAMLFVSIPFLLNAAREGFESVDVRLEKVARTLGASPWQTFFRISLPLAWRSILSGSIMMWARGASEFGAVLVLAYHVNFFGNYACVTPILVADRFNSFGLEYARPVTAIVILISLLCFILLRVLARHRKTK from the coding sequence ATGAAAAAAGCCGACATCATGACTCTTGTCTTTGTTGTACTTGGATTTTCAATGGCTATTTTCATCGCCGGACCGATTTTAAAATTATTGTTTTCATCTTCATTGGGAACCTTGCGCACCGCACTTTTGGAAAAATCAGTTTACAGTTCGATACTAATGACGGCTTATTCCGCAGCTTTTGCGACAGTTATCGGATTGGTGTTCGGAGTTCCTCTTGCTTACCTGCTGGCGAGGAAGAATTTTATATGCAAAAGAATTGTCGAGGGACTTATTGACATTCCTGTCGTCATTCCCCATTCAGCGGCGGGAATAGCTCTCCTTTTCGTATTCGGAAGCAGATTCCTTACGGGCAGGTTTTTTAAATTTTTAGGCGTATCATTTTTCAACAGCATCGCAGGCGTAATTATTGCCATGTTGTTTGTCAGCATACCATTTCTCCTGAATGCCGCGAGGGAAGGTTTTGAGTCTGTTGACGTCAGACTCGAGAAAGTAGCGAGGACTCTCGGCGCGTCGCCCTGGCAGACATTTTTCAGGATATCTCTTCCGCTGGCGTGGAGAAGTATTTTGTCTGGCTCGATAATGATGTGGGCGAGAGGAGCAAGCGAGTTCGGTGCGGTACTCGTATTGGCTTATCACGTAAATTTTTTCGGAAATTACGCATGCGTGACTCCGATTCTCGTTGCTGACAGATTTAATTCGTTCGGACTTGAATATGCCCGGCCTGTGACGGCGATAGTCATATTGATTTCTCTGCTCTGTTTTATTCTTTTGCGTGTTCTGGCTCGCCACAGGAAAACCAAGTGA
- a CDS encoding ABC transporter ATP-binding protein codes for MIEIKGLKIDLGNFVLRDIDLQIERGEYFIVLGPTGAGKSVLLEAIAGLYPVLEGKIIIDGRDVTELSPEKRKIGIVYQDYSLFPHMSAAENIAFGLKVRRTPGKKIKEKINNMAAMTHIKDLLDRKPDTLSGGEKQKIALARALVTDPDILLLDEPLSALDPSTREKMRDFLEELHEELKVTIIHVTHDFEEAAVLGDRVTVINNGVIVQTGRPDYIMRHPKTEFVADFALSRNIFRGKARFKQDGFAEIEINGHKINAVTEKTGDVRVTLRPEEIIISREKLVSTARNCLKGIVREISHRGSYAYVTVSAGQDFVCMVTNTALEELELKKNNEAWIIFKASAVHVF; via the coding sequence GTGATTGAAATAAAAGGATTGAAAATTGACTTGGGCAATTTCGTCCTGAGGGATATTGATCTTCAGATAGAAAGAGGGGAATACTTCATTGTCCTCGGGCCGACGGGGGCTGGAAAATCGGTTTTACTCGAAGCGATAGCAGGCCTGTATCCGGTTCTCGAAGGAAAGATAATTATTGACGGCAGAGACGTAACGGAACTTTCTCCGGAAAAAAGAAAAATCGGTATCGTCTATCAGGATTATTCGCTTTTCCCTCACATGTCCGCCGCGGAAAACATAGCCTTCGGACTTAAAGTCAGAAGAACTCCCGGAAAGAAGATAAAAGAAAAGATAAATAATATGGCCGCAATGACTCACATAAAAGATCTGCTCGATAGAAAGCCGGACACGCTGAGCGGAGGTGAAAAACAAAAAATCGCCTTGGCAAGAGCTCTCGTCACCGATCCGGACATTCTTCTGCTCGACGAACCTCTGAGCGCCCTGGACCCCAGCACACGCGAAAAAATGAGAGATTTTCTTGAAGAACTTCATGAAGAGCTCAAAGTCACTATTATTCACGTCACGCACGATTTTGAAGAGGCGGCAGTACTCGGCGACAGAGTGACTGTTATAAACAACGGTGTCATAGTTCAGACTGGCAGACCTGATTATATTATGCGTCATCCCAAGACGGAGTTTGTAGCTGATTTTGCCCTTTCAAGAAATATTTTCAGGGGAAAAGCGAGATTCAAGCAGGACGGTTTTGCCGAAATTGAAATAAATGGCCATAAAATCAACGCAGTGACTGAAAAGACCGGCGATGTCAGAGTTACACTTAGGCCGGAAGAGATTATAATTTCAAGGGAAAAGCTCGTTTCAACAGCCCGGAATTGCCTCAAGGGAATCGTCCGGGAGATTTCACACAGAGGCTCATACGCATATGTCACAGTGTCGGCTGGGCAGGATTTTGTGTGCATGGTAACAAACACGGCTTTAGAAGAATTGGAGCTTAAAAAAAATAATGAAGCTTGGATAATCTTTAAAGCTTCAGCAGTTCATGTATTTTAA
- the wtpA gene encoding tungstate ABC transporter substrate-binding protein WtpA, producing the protein MKGKIGKVATILAVFGLTLAFFQGCSKPQPREAENTCTVLSIYHAGSLSVPFEGLKAEFLNTHSGKEVLIESGGSAGLINKIISVIEAGETPPDIIASADYNLIPKRLYDKGYASWYIAFARNELVLCYRDGAPGSEDIINGTRTWYDVLRNDAVTYGHSNPDDDPCGYRSLMVIQLAELVYFENAFDFGLDADSNANMLYDVLIAGDDSLKGRVGGKNEILRPGGSEEVVRSKSVDLISSLQSGDLDYAFEYRSVAVQHSLNYFDLHSAINLGSIGQVEGNEFTYEDFYKKAVVKILTQVDPEIAYTEIVGEPVVYGISIIKGGKGEYLAVEFIKLLLSEKGQQLMEESGQPFLSPFLCDHPENLPEDLKDLF; encoded by the coding sequence GTGAAAGGGAAAATCGGAAAAGTCGCAACAATCCTGGCAGTGTTTGGATTGACACTTGCTTTTTTTCAGGGGTGCAGTAAACCGCAGCCCAGGGAAGCTGAAAACACCTGCACTGTTCTGAGTATTTATCACGCCGGTAGCCTTTCAGTACCATTTGAAGGACTAAAAGCTGAATTTTTAAACACTCATTCCGGCAAGGAAGTTCTCATTGAATCGGGAGGAAGCGCGGGTCTGATAAACAAGATAATATCCGTAATAGAAGCAGGGGAAACACCTCCGGATATTATTGCGTCTGCGGACTACAATCTTATTCCCAAAAGGCTTTACGACAAAGGCTACGCCAGCTGGTACATAGCTTTCGCAAGGAATGAACTGGTTCTGTGTTACCGTGACGGAGCTCCAGGTTCCGAAGATATTATAAATGGAACCCGCACTTGGTACGACGTCCTAAGAAACGATGCTGTCACGTACGGTCACAGCAATCCCGATGACGATCCTTGCGGTTACAGGTCTTTGATGGTTATTCAGCTGGCAGAATTAGTCTATTTCGAGAATGCTTTCGATTTCGGCCTCGACGCAGATTCTAACGCCAACATGCTTTATGATGTTTTGATAGCCGGTGACGATAGTCTTAAGGGAAGAGTCGGAGGTAAAAATGAGATTCTCAGACCCGGAGGGAGTGAGGAGGTTGTCAGATCAAAATCAGTCGACCTGATAAGCTCACTGCAGTCCGGAGACCTCGACTATGCTTTTGAATACCGTTCAGTCGCAGTTCAGCACAGCCTAAACTATTTCGATCTTCATTCCGCTATAAATCTCGGTTCGATAGGCCAAGTCGAAGGTAACGAATTCACGTACGAAGATTTTTACAAAAAAGCCGTTGTAAAAATACTGACCCAGGTCGACCCGGAAATAGCCTATACCGAAATTGTCGGAGAACCTGTGGTTTACGGAATTTCAATAATCAAGGGCGGAAAAGGTGAATATCTTGCCGTCGAGTTTATAAAACTTCTTTTGTCTGAAAAAGGTCAGCAGTTGATGGAAGAGAGCGGTCAGCCGTTCCTGTCACCTTTTTTATGCGATCATCCTGAAAACCTGCCCGAAGATTTGAAAGACCTTTTCTAA
- a CDS encoding DUF3592 domain-containing protein, translating into MEIISIVIGLVLILIGSVHSVFSLWDFNKDKELMRKGRKIVGRVKESVTYPQEDDVNTGQHKLMAEFLDSAGRTQWVKSRFATHSPELYINKEVYIVCDPDNPKKARFLVDTSLVREVVENLVILIIGVGLFLFGVIRIVFFNARP; encoded by the coding sequence TTGGAAATCATATCCATAGTAATAGGTCTGGTTTTGATTTTGATAGGTTCAGTTCATTCAGTATTCAGTTTATGGGATTTTAATAAAGACAAAGAGCTTATGAGAAAGGGCAGGAAGATCGTCGGAAGAGTTAAAGAATCGGTGACTTACCCTCAGGAAGATGATGTAAACACAGGACAGCATAAATTAATGGCGGAATTTCTGGACAGCGCCGGAAGGACACAATGGGTCAAATCGAGATTTGCCACCCATTCTCCGGAATTATACATTAATAAAGAGGTCTACATTGTCTGTGATCCGGACAATCCTAAAAAAGCACGTTTTCTTGTTGATACAAGCCTTGTAAGGGAAGTTGTCGAAAACCTTGTAATCCTCATAATCGGCGTCGGACTATTTTTGTTCGGTGTAATCAGAATAGTATTCTTTAACGCCAGACCGTAA
- a CDS encoding class I tRNA ligase family protein — MPYGNKELHLGHIGGVFVHADCYARFLRDRIGKNNVIFVSGTDCYGSPILEDFRRLSSEGKFRGTIEDFVKSNHEKQKTVLEKYNISLNLYAASSFGKSGANHKIFSDYIINTLYSNGYLIRMTTSQFFDTEFGVFLNGRQVIGKCPIEGCSSEKAYADECSIGHQYMPSDLIDPKSTLSGKKPEMKGVENWYFDLAAFKDLLEKWTDSIKERPNARPFVDKSIKEFLEPPIIYIKRDQKEKLDPILDKLPEHNLIDDGDKFPVRIVFKKLDKREKACSVLRDHSIRFRTGKTLVPFRITGNTEWGVPAPIIEGLEGLTVWVWPESLWAPISFTMTHLENQNKDKEFWKYWWCSKDSKVYQFIGEDNVYFYGPVETAIFLGMQGKKPELSPNEGQLQMPDIIANSHILFLDKKASSSGAVKPPSAEDLLNYYTPEQLRAHFLSLGLGLRSVGFKPKPLNPAANESAGDPVLKEGNLLSNVFNRAARSCFYGAQKYSSGKIPVGDVSAQVMEDANSLIIEYENRMHKCELHLVINLMDSYLHGINKFWSKNMKEAELNNDDSLRIQTLIDAFHMVRTATVLMHPIAPIGTEMIREYLRMDDSFWSWDRIFEPVYSFMRDPNNHELKHLEPRVDFFIKHPSQIAEK, encoded by the coding sequence ATGCCTTACGGCAACAAGGAACTCCACCTTGGTCATATCGGTGGAGTTTTTGTCCACGCCGACTGTTACGCCAGATTCCTCAGGGACAGAATCGGTAAAAATAACGTCATCTTTGTTTCGGGAACCGATTGCTATGGTTCGCCGATTCTGGAAGACTTCAGACGCCTGTCCTCTGAAGGTAAATTCCGGGGCACTATAGAAGATTTCGTGAAATCAAATCACGAAAAGCAAAAAACCGTTCTGGAAAAATACAACATTAGCCTGAATCTTTACGCCGCTTCAAGTTTCGGAAAATCCGGCGCCAATCACAAAATTTTTTCGGATTATATAATAAACACCCTTTATTCAAACGGTTATCTTATCAGAATGACGACCTCACAATTCTTCGACACCGAGTTCGGAGTTTTCCTGAACGGCAGGCAGGTAATTGGCAAATGTCCCATTGAAGGTTGTTCATCCGAAAAGGCCTACGCCGATGAATGCTCTATAGGCCACCAGTACATGCCCTCTGATCTTATCGATCCGAAAAGTACTCTCTCTGGTAAAAAGCCTGAAATGAAAGGCGTTGAAAACTGGTATTTTGATCTTGCCGCGTTCAAAGATTTGCTGGAAAAATGGACCGATAGTATCAAAGAACGGCCTAACGCGCGGCCTTTTGTAGACAAAAGCATCAAAGAGTTTCTGGAACCGCCAATAATTTACATCAAGCGCGACCAGAAGGAAAAACTTGACCCGATTTTGGATAAACTGCCGGAACATAACCTGATAGACGACGGGGACAAATTTCCTGTACGAATTGTCTTTAAAAAATTGGACAAAAGGGAAAAAGCCTGTTCGGTACTCAGGGATCATTCGATACGTTTTAGAACCGGCAAAACCCTTGTTCCTTTCAGAATTACAGGGAACACAGAATGGGGAGTCCCCGCGCCTATTATCGAGGGGCTCGAAGGTCTGACCGTCTGGGTGTGGCCTGAATCCCTGTGGGCTCCTATTTCGTTTACAATGACCCACCTCGAAAATCAAAACAAGGATAAAGAATTTTGGAAATACTGGTGGTGCTCAAAAGATTCAAAAGTGTATCAGTTCATAGGAGAGGACAATGTCTATTTCTACGGCCCGGTCGAAACGGCAATATTTTTAGGGATGCAGGGCAAAAAACCCGAGCTTTCACCCAATGAAGGTCAATTGCAAATGCCTGACATTATCGCCAACAGCCACATTCTGTTTCTGGACAAGAAAGCAAGCAGCAGCGGAGCCGTAAAACCCCCAAGCGCCGAAGACCTGCTCAATTATTACACGCCTGAACAGCTCAGAGCACACTTTCTGAGCCTGGGTCTCGGTTTGAGAAGCGTGGGCTTCAAACCGAAACCTCTCAATCCCGCCGCCAACGAATCGGCAGGCGATCCCGTTTTAAAAGAAGGCAATCTTCTTTCGAACGTTTTCAACAGAGCCGCCCGTTCTTGCTTTTACGGCGCGCAGAAATACAGTTCCGGTAAAATACCCGTCGGTGATGTGAGCGCTCAGGTTATGGAAGATGCCAATTCATTAATTATCGAATACGAAAACCGAATGCATAAATGCGAATTACATTTAGTTATAAACCTTATGGATTCATATCTGCACGGAATAAACAAATTCTGGTCAAAAAACATGAAGGAAGCGGAATTAAACAACGACGACTCTCTGCGGATCCAGACCCTGATAGACGCATTTCACATGGTCCGTACCGCAACAGTACTCATGCATCCTATTGCACCTATAGGCACGGAAATGATCCGGGAGTATCTCCGAATGGACGACAGTTTCTGGAGCTGGGACCGCATATTCGAACCGGTGTATTCTTTTATGAGAGACCCTAATAACCATGAACTCAAGCATCTTGAACCGAGGGTGGATTTTTTCATTAAACACCCGAGTCAGATAGCCGAAAAATAA
- a CDS encoding NAD(P)H-dependent oxidoreductase, translated as MPKALIVYYSRTGNTKNMTGYIEEGLKNGGVLVEIKPVDEVTAEELVNYDAIIVGSPVYYGSMASPVKKLFDDSIVLHGKLDGKVGAAFSSSANIAGGNETTITDIINAMLIHGMIVQGDWKGDHYGPVAINSPDERTEKQCRRLGQRVAELIKKLNTME; from the coding sequence ATGCCGAAAGCACTTATCGTCTATTACAGCAGAACCGGCAACACCAAAAATATGACCGGTTACATCGAAGAAGGTTTGAAAAACGGCGGTGTATTGGTTGAGATAAAACCGGTGGATGAAGTCACTGCTGAAGAACTCGTCAATTACGACGCAATAATAGTCGGATCTCCGGTTTATTACGGCTCCATGGCTTCTCCGGTCAAAAAACTATTCGACGACTCTATCGTACTTCACGGAAAACTCGACGGAAAAGTCGGAGCGGCTTTTTCTTCGAGCGCCAATATTGCCGGCGGAAACGAAACTACAATCACGGACATTATCAACGCCATGCTCATACACGGAATGATTGTACAGGGTGACTGGAAAGGCGATCACTACGGACCGGTGGCGATTAATTCGCCTGATGAAAGGACTGAGAAGCAGTGCAGAAGGCTGGGTCAGAGGGTCGCTGAACTGATAAAAAAACTCAATACAATGGAATGA
- a CDS encoding phosphotransferase, translated as MKIDLGKPIAYGRTAEIYQWHEGWILKLFYDWFNLENIEHEAAVSRAVGKTGFTIPEVGDIIRVNGRNGLLYSQVCGRPISEIIMKKPWNFIRYTNRCAELQLKIHEIKPGIKLPSQRNNIARRIKETEDLPDKLKFKALSVLDSLPDGDRLCHGDFHPGNILSTENGETIIDWIDVSTGNPLADLARTSVMALGEADCAQHGYKRSLINIFHKRYVSHYFKLRSGGETEYMRWLPVMASARLRENISEIRAWLIDYAEKSFSVK; from the coding sequence TTGAAAATCGATCTCGGAAAACCTATCGCATACGGCAGAACCGCCGAGATTTACCAGTGGCATGAAGGCTGGATTCTAAAGCTTTTCTACGACTGGTTTAATCTTGAAAATATCGAACACGAGGCCGCGGTTTCCAGAGCAGTCGGAAAAACCGGATTCACAATTCCGGAAGTCGGCGACATAATCCGCGTCAATGGAAGGAACGGCCTTCTCTACAGTCAGGTCTGCGGAAGACCGATTTCTGAAATTATAATGAAAAAACCCTGGAATTTTATCAGATACACCAACCGTTGCGCCGAGCTTCAACTAAAAATTCACGAGATAAAACCCGGAATAAAACTGCCTTCACAGCGGAATAATATTGCGCGCAGAATAAAAGAAACAGAAGATTTACCTGACAAACTAAAATTCAAAGCTCTTTCGGTTCTCGATTCTCTCCCCGACGGCGACAGGCTGTGCCACGGCGATTTCCACCCCGGTAACATCCTTTCGACCGAAAACGGAGAGACAATCATCGACTGGATAGACGTCTCCACAGGAAATCCTCTGGCAGATCTGGCGCGCACAAGCGTCATGGCTCTTGGAGAAGCAGACTGCGCTCAGCACGGATATAAAAGGTCTTTGATAAACATTTTTCATAAAAGATACGTAAGCCATTATTTTAAACTTAGGTCAGGCGGAGAGACCGAGTACATGCGATGGCTTCCCGTTATGGCCTCGGCGAGACTCCGGGAGAATATTTCAGAGATCAGGGCCTGGCTGATAGACTATGCTGAAAAAAGCTTTAGCGTTAAGTAA
- a CDS encoding PD40 domain-containing protein: protein MYSKITDSAWIPPEVAPFSVPFTFEAMITPDNKKLYYQAGRTVEETLHMFTMCVDRESDGWSEPIELGEPFSPDKTMYISSTLDGTIYTTDISEGMGNECLGMIELIEGAYSTMEKLPAQFNSEMICQYPWISPDGKYLLFSSSDPGEPMNSSLFISFFDGNGIWSEPRAIDLGMRASQPFVTYDGKYLFFSSGEPGNGDIYWVSTEVLK from the coding sequence GTACCGTTCACGTTTGAAGCGATGATCACACCAGACAACAAAAAATTATATTATCAAGCCGGAAGAACCGTCGAAGAAACTCTTCACATGTTTACAATGTGTGTAGATCGAGAATCCGACGGATGGAGCGAACCCATAGAACTCGGAGAACCTTTCAGTCCGGACAAAACAATGTACATTTCTTCAACCTTGGACGGGACAATATACACAACTGACATATCCGAGGGAATGGGTAATGAATGCCTGGGCATGATCGAACTTATCGAAGGTGCATACTCTACTATGGAAAAATTACCGGCTCAGTTCAATTCGGAAATGATATGCCAGTATCCCTGGATTTCACCCGACGGGAAATATTTACTGTTTTCATCATCTGATCCCGGTGAGCCGATGAACAGTTCTTTGTTCATTTCATTTTTTGACGGAAACGGAATCTGGAGCGAACCGAGAGCGATAGACCTCGGGATGAGAGCGAGTCAGCCTTTTGTTACTTACGACGGCAAATATCTTTTCTTTTCTTCCGGCGAACCAGGTAACGGCGATATTTACTGGGTTTCGACAGAGGTATTAAAATGA